GACGTACGGCGCCTCGATGGTGTTCCCGGCACTCTACATGGTGGTGGATCCGGACCACACCGGAGGCACCGCATCCGCGTACCACTCCGGCCCATGGATGCTGGCGCTGCGCTTCAACCCGCTGGCGCGGCTGCCGGAGTTCATCCTGGGCATCCTCGCGGCGCGCTTCTTCCTGCTGCGGGAGCAGCGCTCGCGTCCGGTGATGCTGGCGGTGGTGTGCGTGGGAGCCATCGCGGCGCTCGCGGGGAGCACGGCGCTGCCCTTCCCGCTGTTGCACAACGGGCTGCTGGCGCCGGTGTTCGCGGCGCTGTTCATCCTGCTGTCGCGGAGCCAGGGAGCCGTGGCGCGGGTGCTGGCCTCACGGCCGCTGCTGCTTCTGGGTGAGGCGAGCTATGCGCTCTTCCTCCTGCACATGCCGGTGCTGTTCGCCTGGAAGTCCGTGCTCAAGCGGCTGGGTGAATCGCCCATGTCCGCCTGGGCGGTGGCGGCGTTCGTCGTGGGCTCGGTGGGGTTGAGCGTGCTCACGCATGTGCGCGTGGAGAAGCCGGCCCGGGCATGGATCCGCGACCGGTGGACGCGGCGAGGCACGGAGCAGCCCGCGGTGGGCCTCCAGCCCCGGGCGTGAGGTCCTATGCGCTCTTCGCCTGGGACCGGCGGCGTGTGCCTCGCTTCACGGGCCCCAGCTGCGCGAGTACCCGGCCGATCTC
This DNA window, taken from Corallococcus coralloides DSM 2259, encodes the following:
- a CDS encoding acyltransferase family protein, with product MVSSLPPLHALTGLRFLATAHVVAYHVYHLVFTGTEAQQGLHGLLDSGYVSLSFFFVLSGFILGYNYLERPPDSYAARKAFWVARFARVYPVYALGLALDAPAYLKGLRDTWAVDPSRGLQHAEALVVTPLLLQSWTPWTAMAWNGSGWSLAVEAFFYAAFPFLAGRLGLLGPKALVVGAAVTYGASMVFPALYMVVDPDHTGGTASAYHSGPWMLALRFNPLARLPEFILGILAARFFLLREQRSRPVMLAVVCVGAIAALAGSTALPFPLLHNGLLAPVFAALFILLSRSQGAVARVLASRPLLLLGEASYALFLLHMPVLFAWKSVLKRLGESPMSAWAVAAFVVGSVGLSVLTHVRVEKPARAWIRDRWTRRGTEQPAVGLQPRA